DNA sequence from the Fusarium verticillioides 7600 chromosome 2, whole genome shotgun sequence genome:
AATATGTAATTGAAACGACTTCGCTTCGATGCTTGCCTGATGCGAACTTGAGGCTCATCTCATGATGGACAGTGCGCTCATGCATTAGTACAGTATTCACGCACGGTCTATCTTCCTTCACATGAAGCTCGAAATGTAACTTTTTCCACCTATTTAAAATGCTTGGGAATTCAAATGGCCAGTTTCAATACTCCAAGTTCTTTTTCACGGAGTCGACTAGGATTGAATTTCAGTTACTTGTTTCCTCGGTCAATGGCAGCGTACGCCCTATGGTCGGCCAGATGATTCTTTTGACATCCGGGCATTTCCAGTGCATGTTCCAGGGTAGCATTCGGCTTCTGGAAGCTGTCACTTCATGCCTTGCTCTCGTTCCTGGATCTTGCTGCCGAGCTGTCACAAATCCTTCAAGATGACGTATCGATAATTTAGTTCTTATAGGACAGCGTTTCTTCCCTCCATCTTTAGCCAGGATATCCATACATCTTAATGCAGTGACAGCGTTCAAATCCTGCCTGTGTCCCTCTCTACGCGCCCTCACGTGATGTCGCGCTGAGCTGCGCCGCGGTCGGCCCCCACCAATCTGAATCTCAATGCCCCTCATGAAGCACAAAGCGAGGCAGCTTTGAACCCTGACGTCTTCCCCAAACATTCGTATCAAGATCGACACAATGGTACTACACATATCACCCTCCTATGATGTGCCTCAATGCTAATGATACCTCAGACTGACGTCGACGACGCAAACATCTCGGTACGCTTCAAGCACGGCATCCATACCATTTACCTCTTTATCGACGCCCTCGCCCCCTTCTCCAGTGCCGCCACTGAGCTCCTCAATGTTCTGATCGAACGATACCCTGATGGGCTTACCAAGTCATTTGACTCTTCCGAGAAGACTACATACGATGCAGACTCGATCCTTGCGTTTGGCGCATTGAAGACGCCGAATGACCCCTCGAGCGGATGGGTCAAACTCAAGACgggtgatggagagaagacaCCGACAGCATTGGGACTGAAGAATAATAGTCTTCTTGCGTTTGCGGTGCTGGATGACGAGGGTGATAAGCCCGAGTTTGAGGTGGAGTGGCCaaaggaggacgaggagcttTACGAGGAATAATCCAGAGACGAATCTTGGAATTCATCTGATTTCAGATACATTTCTGCGACGTCATGCTGTTTCCCCTTGATAATGAGGATACAATACACCCACGATACGAGGGTATCGTCGAGAACAAGCCTGAGGACGACACCATGGGCTCTTATCGAAGAAACATAGTTGTACGATGCCTTTCTGGGCCTACGGAACTACCGAGAAATTTTGAAAAGGAATATTAAAGCAGATACCCAATTGAACGCTTTATATGACGACCAACAAGGATGAGCTGAGCTTGGGTAAAGATCATCAGGGTAGGTAGCATTGCAGGCCAAAACCTCTGGGTCGCATTGATTGAAATATCACGACGCCAGAGCAGAGACAGTCAACTAACAAAATCAAGCATATTTTTAAGAATAGAGAAACTCGCCTTTGTTTCAATTCCGTCTTATATGACTCGCTGAATCAATGATGCGGCGTCGCTCTCCCTGAAAAAGGGGTCCAAGTAGCATGACTAAGCCATTTAAACTTCACGTGTCGTCAATTGTCCAGGGGTATGGTACCTTAAACCAGggaccaacaccaactctCCTTTCTACGACCAAAACTGTTGCGCCGCTCCCAACAACGCCTCGTTGGCCTCTCCAAAAACATCACCGACGTGGCTTGCGCATGAGGTTGACTACATGAAAGTCGTGGCTTTTCTCCGCCATGGCCTGGGCCTACTGGTGCCGCTTTCGATAGCATTCACAATCTACCTCTACATCTTTCCCATCGTCCAGGGATGCGCATTCCCCGTTGAGTCGAGAGATAGTCAAGAGGCTTATgacttgaccaagaagtttCACTGGCCTTCGAAGCCGACAGCGGACGATCATGCTAAGCTTGCGCCTTTCCGACTCCTGGCGCTGGGAGATCCTCAGCTAGAAGGCGATACCTCGATCATTACAAACTACCTGGGCACTTTCCCCCATGTGCAGAGTGCTTTCAAGCATATTACGTTCCAGACGAGTCACTGGTGCTTCCGCGAGCGAGTGCGAAAGATAATACACGATattgtcgatatcatcatggaggATCTCCCCTACTACCTCATGTCGCAGCGCAAGAGGTTTGATCTTTGGGGCAACGATTTCTACCTGGCACATATCTACCGCCAAGTAAATTGGTGGTCCAACCCTACCCATGTTTCGGTCCTGGGCGATCTTGTCGGTAGTCAATGGATCGACgacaaggagtttgagaagcgagGCCGACGATTCTGGAACCGCGTGTTCAAGGGAACCGAGAGATTGTCCGACGAGTTGGCGCAAAACCCGACCAACGATTACAATAtttctggtgttttggaTGGTAGCGATGAAGCAAAGCTTTGGAAAAAGAGAATGCTCAACGTGGCAGGAAACCACGATATTGGATACGCTGGAGATTTGACCGAGGAGCGATTGGAGCGCTTTGAACGAGTTTTTGGAAAGGCGAACTATGAGCTGCGGTTCGAACTGCCCATTACAGATCCCGAGGTGATAGCTACGATGTACTCTGATTCGAACCCCGAGTCGAAACGAGTCATCCCCGAGCTTCGCATCGTTGCTGTCAACGATATGAACCTTGATACACCGGCGAAGTCTCTTCCTTTACAGGATGCGACATAcggcttcatcaacaacgtcaTTTCGACCGCAGGTTCTGTTCAGTACGAGGGTCAATTCACTCTGATCCTCACGCATATCCCGATGTATAAACCGGCAGGCATCTGTGTTGATGCTCCTTTCTTCGACTTCCACACTGCAGCAGATGGCGGAGGTCTCAAGGAGCAAAACCAGCTCAGCTCCGACGCCAGTCGGGGTTTCCTGGAAGGAATCTGGGGCATGAGCTCAAAGAGGACAGCCCCAGGCGGTGGCTACGGCCGCGCAGGTCTAATGCTCAACGGCCACGATCACGCCGGCTGCGACACGTACCACTACATCAACCAGACAAACGGCACAGACCCCTCCCAGCGCCAGTGGGAAGTGAAAACCTGGTCCGACGCacaagatctcaagatcccagGCACCGATGGCATACCGGGCCGACGCGAGATCACAGTCCGCAGCATGATGGGCGATTTTGGCGGGAACGCCGGTCTGCTGAGTCTCTGGTTCGACCTGGAGTCCTGGGAGTGGAAGTATGAGTACGCCACGTGTCCGCTGGGAAGCCAGCACTTCTGGTGGTTCGTGCacatctttgacttctgcGTGCTGGTGTGGATGCAGTCGTACGCCGTGCTCTCTGTGATGGAGGCTTATGGTGTAGATGTGGACGGGCCGTTTTGGAGGGGCGTGTCACGGATGAAGGATTTTGTGCTGCGACGGAAACAAAGTGTCAGTGATAAGAAGAAGTAAAAAAGAGTATTTGGATAAACGATGTTTGAGTAGTGGAAATTTCCTTATAGAATACAAAGCGTTATGTTTTTTGTTTCGCTTGGGATTGCCGTTCGGTGAATTATGGTGGTTTGTAACGGTGTTGGGCCGAGACATTTTCGCGATGGGGAGCTGAGTTGAGTAGATATTGCGAAGCCCAGGGCTGGAATAGGATTAGGGTTGTTGTATAAGGTGTGGTGATGGGCGTGGTACTGATGGTAACGGTGTTGGACAGAGATCAGGGCCGCGCGGCGAGGTTGTACGATAAAAGGAACGGTGTTGATGTGGTgaagtcttggtgttgaggctgaagcgAATATGGCTGCTGTTTGAGGTTCTGGGCATGAGACCCCGTCTTCAACGGTGGCATTTGATGTTTGCTACGGTGAATATACACAATATGTATGAGGCTCTGAGTTCTCCACGATGCAGAGAGTGTTGAGATGCTTCTGAGCAcgcccatcatcatgaacttcCCTTGCTTACCAATACCATGAAGTATACAAACACAATATCACCATCACAAACACTTATTCACATCTTTCAGCTGACACGAACCAAATCACAGTAGTGCCATGATGTAAAAGACTATTGCGCGTGGTCTACCACGCCGGTAGCATCAACACCGTGGTGATACAACCGTTGAGGTTGCCCAGCGACCAAGCAACTCTACCAGATCCGGCGAAGCAGCGCTATCTACCATGAAAGAAGGTCCGTTGCGCAGAATCGTGTGTAGAGTATGATCGAAAGCAACTGTCCCTTGTGTGAGATCAAGTGATTGGGAAGGGTGACTACATAAACCCAGGACCAAACCGCTGGGACTTTGAGATTCGCATGATCATACTCACACAACTACTTATTGAGATACTGCTTGAACCATGCTGTCTCTCCAAGGACTTGGCGTACTGATGCTTCTGGGCGTCGCAGAAGGTATCCCGCGACCAGATGAAGAGCCGCTCCATGCGAATATACCAAGGGACAATCATGGTGTACCTACCGACATGCTCGGGGCGATGAGTCCTCAGACAGACTACAGAACAATGCCGGCGGGCACTTACACCGAGACAATCTCAACAGGCCTAGTCAGGATAATCGTCGTCAACGAACCGACGCCTACAACGGGCAATCCAGCAAAATGTCCAGTTGAGTGTGATTGCACAAGGATAAAAGATAAGGACAGCGATGAGTAAGTCGATAATACCAGTCGGGTTTCATTGCTGACACGCTCAGATACGCACAATGCTTGACCAACGCAGCATGCAGACCATGCAGAGAGCCAAATCTGACTGCTTCATCGACGAtaaagccaaagccaacatcatgtcCCGCTGAATGCGACTGtaccaagatcaaagacgagcaaagccaagagtATTACATTCCACCTTCACTATCACAAACTTCGCTTTATTAATTAGTAATAGGTACTTCCAATGCGTAACAAACGTCAATTGTCAGAGTTGCAGAGTGCGAACCCCACCCAATTAAACAGACACGTGAAAACAGGCTATCATTGCatgtggtggtggtatttGGTAGCTGACACTGACACTATCGTATGATGGGGTAGCTAGAGATAAAAGATGttgacaaaagaaaaaaaaaagagaatgcgtttcttttctcccGAACTTTGGAACAAATGCAACGCTAGAATCCGTGAATTAAGCTATGatgttgtttgttggtggAGTTTAACAGCAGCAGTCGAAGCACTCAAGACAACACTCGCAGGTCTCGCCGCagagccagcagcagcagagtgTAGCGAGACTGTAGTTTATTAGTATTGGTTGATAGTGTAGTAGAGTGAAAGAGGCTTACCATGTGTATAGACATCCGtggctcttctcttcttgctgtggtggtggaggggCTTGCTGGTACTGCATCTACGCATCGTCAGAAACCGGTGATCTTCTACTTGAGCCTCAAACTTACGGGGGGGTAGGCCTGAGGATTTGGGTATCCTTGAGCAGGGTAGCCCtgaggttgctgaggagggtAGTAGCTGTCCAGACGTTagctttcccttcttcttgcgagTGACCGAGAGCTTACGATTGTTGGTTGGGATCCATTGTGACAGATGTGGTTTATGGAATTTGTGAAATGTGTAAGATGGGATGGCAGAGTAGGAGACGGGAAGAGAGAGCGTCAAGTTATATTATTAGGCCCCATGTGTTTTGCTTTCCATCTGGAGCGGGAAGGAAAGGGTCACAGGGGGCGCAGTTgcagacgagacgagacgcCAGATGATCTGTATCCCTCTTGGCTCTTTGCTGTGACCTTGGCGTAATAACGGGAATCCCGCGCACCAAGGCCGATTTAACCGTACAGCAGTCTTGGCACCTTGAACAGGCACTTTACTCACTGACACCAACTAACTCTTACACTGCTTGTTGGCTGTCTACACTAACTCCTAGTTAGCGACGGTTATGCCGGCACGTTCCGTTACGAGTCGGCAAATGATATTGGGTTTTGACAGCCTCTTTCACTCTAAGAGTCTAAAATGTTTAATTGCAGTCTCCGAGCCCTTCTCAGCTAAGGGTCTTGGGCACTCCACTGCGAATTGACGTTGCAGGGGTTCAGCGCTTGGCAATTGCGCGTCCTCCATGGCTGAGCTTCACTCCTGCATGAAGGGTCCCCTTGGCGTAAGAGGTTGGGCTTGAAGATTGCAGACTAGCATTTGCCTGACGGAACACGAGTCAAGTTTGTTAGAGCGCTATCACCAAGATTACGAGCCGCAGCTCTTCATAGGGTCTTCCGTATAAGTTGTCCATTGCTACGGAGCCCTCACCGTATTCTTGATAAAGAGCTGATCCTCAGGCTGTTATGTTAGCCTTGCGACTTTGTCCCGTtcttgtcctgtcttgtcatgAAACACTCCTTGCAAGTTGCCGCTGTATTCCCGAACCCTGTACGATCAACGCGCGCGCCTACAGTAGGTGCAGGTACCGCCACGATTTACGAATACACCAACCGCGAATGAATTGAAGCTGTCCAAAGCCGCGGGGACCGATTCCCTCCCACGCGCGTTGTTTAGCCACTAAATATTCGCTCTCGGGTGCGGCTGAGTCGTGGGCTTGTCTCAGCTTTTGGTGTCTTGGACGAGACACTTGACCGTTATGTTACGTTGTATCGCTTAGTTACCGGTTTGCGCCGCTTTCGGTGCCCGACAAATGCAGCCGCCGACGAAATCTGTGCCAATTGATGGATGCTGTTGCCAGCCTGTTGGTTCTTGCTAACGACCCGTTGGGTGCTTCTCAATCGTTGCTATCTTTAGTGACTGCCTTCTGCGCATGATGAGAGAGGTGTCTTCTTGAGTGCATCTCGGCGCAAAATGCCGCTCTTCCAAACGCTTTGATTTGCGCCTGGCTTTCTGTTGTCTCGACCTGAGTGAAGCGGGCGCAGGAAGGACAACCATGCGACTCACGGACATGCAGCCAGCCGATCTACATGCTCCTTAATCCGCAAAGCAGCTTCCTTCGAACTCAATTTCGTGACATCCAGCACCAACTCGGTCTCGTTCCCGAAGCGATAGATTGTCTCGTTCTCCAGAATCGGCCTCAAAATCGTCTCGTCCGTAAGCTTCGCACCGATGTTTGCAACCCGCGTTGGGTTGATCGCTCGCCTTATGTTCTCCCCAATCTCGCATTCCAGCACGATCGATATGAACGAAACGGCTCTCTTTATCGCAGCAGCTTCGTAATCTATGGCGCTCCATTCTCCCCGGTGCGGTTACCTCTCGCGCATCCGTAAAGATCCACGTTTTATCCTTTGTACATTCCGACGTCGCAATTTCGTTCAGGACGTATCGCCGTAGACCCGTTCGCATCTCATGGTAGCCTGGAGATGAGCGCTCGACGAGGGCGTCGATGGGATCGATGAGGAGGTGATTGTGGTAGACCTTTGAGTCTGGGAGTAATTGCTGGAGCTCCTTCGCGATCGTGAGCTTCCCGATACCGGGGTAGCCGTTGATGTAGATGAAGCAAGGCATATTTCGTCAGTGCGGGTGTGGTGCCTGACAGCAGGTCTGCGAATGCGATGTTCGTACTGGCTTTTCGCTCGAATGGTTTGTTAATCGTTGAGGAATTGCGGACGTGGGTATTTGTAGTCCGGCGAAAGGTGAGTCACTGTTATGCTTTTAACAACCACCAAACCCTCCCAATGTGGCCACTGAACATCGCGCAACAGAAGCTTGAGTCGACGAAGCGAACTTTGTTCATGCAACCAGTCTTCGTAAATCCTGCTCAAGAGGATCAAGAACTCCAGAAATCACATCCCCTTGAGAACAACACGAACCTCCAGCTGTCCCAATTTGCATGTCCGATCGTAAGCATCGCTCTACCGCATTGTAATATCCAGAGCCACCGGTCATCATGACTCTTCCCAAAAGTTTATTGGCGGCTTCGTAGTCAAGGATATAACTCGGTAAATCATGCTCCAGTGTCTGATTCTGAGCTGAATCTTGAGTTGCTATTGACTGGCCAAGAATGAGCtcgatgaggaggatgatccCGAGATAAAGCATGAACGGGTTGGTAGGTGATGCTGTTGCGTTGACCCTGGGATATTCAGGGAAGTGTCTGAGGACAAAAACATGCTGAAATTGATGAACACCACCCTTTTGGGCAATGAAGATATCCTCACTTCTTGGAATGTCTGCAACCCAAGGCGTGCCTTGCATCTGCAAGACACCACAGGCAATCATCCAAGCCAGACGCAGCTTGTCACCGTAGAGCAACGCTGGATCTTGAAGCACTTCTTTTAGTGGTACCAGAGACCATTCATCACAACTGCCCAGACATTCTAGTGTGTAGACGTCATACTTCTGAGTTTGGGTCATGTAGCAATGTTGAATGTGCTCACATCTCTCGCCCTGTTTTCTCTTCCCCATCGTTTGCATTGCTTCACACAGATTGCTGATGTGTTTGGAACAAATAGGCTCAGACATTGTTCTAAGAGTGTTGAATGTGAGATTTGATAAGGCTGATTCGATGATAACTGTTTGCAATTGCTGGCTGTTTGTCGAAGAGGTCGTTGAGGGAACAGAAAACCCAACTGTCTTCCTCGAAGTAGATGTACTTTGTGATGTGAAAGAAACCGTTGTCTTCTTCGAATCCTCTCCGCTCTTCAAAAGAATTTCATTCCATTGTTTTAAAATATTGACTTGTGATCCCGTTAGGTACGAAACTGCAAGGCGGAACTGCAACTCCTTGataatatcatcatcatcatcctcaggaaCAACGGTCCGTGATGGCGGtgtcagcctcaagccaACATCGTGCAAGCCAGAGCATTTGCAAGTCATCGTTGACCGTAGTGCGTGATATATACCACTCAACATTccgttgacgagcttgttAAGTCTCCCCTGCGATCGAGACTTTCTTTGTGATTCCAGATCCGTGTTGAGGACTGCTAGGCGCTGAAGAGCTGAGACACCATCTCGTATCCTCGTCAAGACCTCCTCATGATTTGACTTTTGAAGGATGAATGTTGCTCGCTTAAACTGCTTTTTGATCGATGAGCTTTCAGCCCATTCAACCTGTTCCAATTAACCGAGGCACGCACAATGTTGACCATAGATTCATACCTTGCCGTCTGTCCCaacattgagcttctccatcatctcctcgatAGCTTCCCTCATGTCCTGCACGCGATCGTCGAATACCTGCAACGATGACCAGAGCCGCAGGCGCAGCTTATTGAggatttcttcttctctccaaagGTCTCCAAAAGGATCTCGTATCATTTCCTCGATGCGCGTTTGTGGTGCAATTCCTGTTAGGAGTTTCTCGCATATGTTCTGAAGATTGACATGTTCAGTCTTGAGGGtcaagatgaggctcttgaggattCGTTTGTAGGATCGGAAATTCTGCAGGGTGCCAAGACCGTTCATGTAGCATTGTAGTGCAGATACCACGATAGGTATGCTACCGAGCACGATACCCGCAACCTCGAAGCCTGACATCAGAACGATATCTCTTgaggcggtgatggaggGACGAGAGTGCAAGGAAAAGATTTTGAGGCTCTGAGGCTGGTCTTTTCCAGCTGCGCTGATCAAGGGTTGAAAAGAAGAGGGGTTGCGGCTGACGTGCAGCTGGAACTTGGCTTGACCAACAGCACCTGCAGATAGCACCTTCTCATGGGTCACCAGAGGGCGATTGCCACTCCAACATTCTTTCCACATTTTCTGGGTCGATGAATCACGAGAGGAGCAGCGCACTGTCTTCATTCCTTGCACAACCATGAACACTATTGCTGATCACGTTTCGGCTTGTCTCCAAGAGTTCAATAGTCTCTGCAGCTCTCCTACCATATGGGAGAATGGCATCCCGGATAGTGATGCTCAGAGCGATGTATCactcttgaagctgcagaACGAGCTGGGCAGATTCAAAGTTTGGAGTGGAAACATCGGCGCTCATCAAAAAGGGAGAAGCTCGCTCGATCACAGGCTTCGAGATGCGTCAAATATCCGGGATCAGGTGGTTGAGCTCTTGGAGGACTTGAAGGAGTCTCTAAAGGATGGTAAGTCTCTTTGATTGAGCTGCTCAATATTCCCTCTGACATCAATAGCCAATGACATTCTCACAGGGCAATTAACACCATGGGATCAAGACCTATCGCCAGCGGAGTTTCCGAATGACGACTCCGACGATGAACCATTAAGCGTTGACGCATCTGGGCCATCCGAACTCTCCCAAATATTTGCTGCCATCGTTGAAGACATCAACTGCCTGTTCAGGCTCTCAGTGTCCATTCATaacccttctcctcacgATCGCTTCAAGAAAGCCTGCTTGACCGATACATCTGGCTACGAGCCATTTGACGTCCAGCATGTGTGCAATAAGCTCTCTAAGGCCCCGAAGCCGATCGCCGAAAGACTTGGGAAGGCAATTTCTCGACGAAGGCAGTACTTCAAATACAGAGAACTGCACCATGACAAGCTGGCGAGTGGGCTCGATCTCGACGATCAGGACCAAATGCAGAGTACAGTAGCCTCTTCGTTGCCAAACAAGCTCAATGTGAGTCAACCAATCTCcttggaggaggatggggatgatgTATCGGATGCCGGAAGGTCACAGACGTCTTGGGCAACATCAGCTGCGAATCCAGAGAGGCGGAAGATACCTGCTCTTCCAGCGGAAGCCGAGAATGGGCCCTTCGAGTGCCCATTTTGTTTCATGATGGTGTCTGTTTCATCGAGAAATCATTGGAAGTTAGTTTCTTTCCCCTTGGCGAAGTTGGATGCTACTAACCTTTGCCCACAGGAAACACGGATTCTCAGACCTATTTCCTTACATTTGCGTCGAACTGGGTTGTCCCGCCCCAGATCAAGACTTCCAGAGACGTCACCAGTGGGCAGGTCATGTCATGAAATACCATTGGAAGACATGGACCTGCAAGCTTGGATGCCAGGAGATATTTGTCTCTTTGCAAGACATGAAACACCATTTAGCGCAGAAGCATTCAGAAACCACGGAATTGACTCATCTCGCCAGCCTTACCACTATGTGCGAGAGGCCTAAGTTAGAGAACGAGTCAGCAGACTGTCCCCTGTGCGGAGAAAGACAATCCTCATTTAAACAATACCAACGGCATGTTGGTCGCcaccaagaagatcttgCTCTATTCGCATTGCCCCATCTCCCAGGTGGATTTGATGAAAAGGACGACGAGCTTGATTCCGAGTCTGAGGGAAAAGACGGACTGGAGTCTGAGTCCCGAGACGAGTTGCAGAAAGCCAGCTCTTACGTTACCCGTCTTTCTGACGAGAGCGGAGGCGAGGCTATAGACGTATCTGAGCGAAGCATTCGATACGCTCGAGGGGAAGTCTTCGCTCCTGTTGCTGTCATAAAGGAACTTTCCGA
Encoded proteins:
- a CDS encoding hypothetical protein (At least one base has a quality score < 10) — translated: MPCFIYINGYPGIGKLTIAKELQQLLPDSKVYHNHLLIDPIDALVERSSPGYHEMRTGLRRYVLNEIATSECTKDKTWIFTDAREVTAPGRMERHRLRSCCDKESRFVHIDRAGMRDWGEHKASDQPNAGCKHRCEAYGRDDFEADSGERDNLSLRERDRVGAGCHEIEFEGSCFAD